The proteins below are encoded in one region of Lactuca sativa cultivar Salinas chromosome 3, Lsat_Salinas_v11, whole genome shotgun sequence:
- the LOC111885710 gene encoding uncharacterized protein LOC111885710, with amino-acid sequence MSEKKLVVLGIPWDVDTDGLKDYMSKYGDLEDCIVMKERSSGRSRGFGYVTFATVEDAKAALASEHFLGNRALEVKIATPKEEMRAPSKKVTRIFVARIPPSVTEDEFRSHFDKFGEITDLYMPKDPSTKGHRGIGFITFATADSVDDLMSETHELGGSTVVVDRATPKEDDFRPVSRMSHGGSSGGGGGGGGGGGGGGGYGAYNAYVTTRYAALGAPTSYDYPGPIYGRGESTRGMGKKIFVGRLSQDASVEDLRQYFGRFGRILDAYVPKDPKRSGHRGFGFVTFAEDGVADRVSRRSHEICGQQVAIDSATPVDDGGSSGGGGGAYLENPEPYGGSYGPMRGYGRMYGSLDFDDWGYGGMGRMGGMGRMGGGMGGLSGGMGGLGGSMGGGGRSSRSDMRYRPY; translated from the exons ATGTCTGAGAAAAAACTCGTG GTATTGGGCATCCCTTGGGATGTCGATACCGATGGTCTGAAGGATTACATGAGCAAATATGGCGATTTGGAGGACTGCATCGTGATGAAG GAGCGCTCAAGTGGTCGATCTCGTGGTTTTGGATATGTTACCTTTGCAACAGTTGAAGATGCCAAG GCTGCACTTGCGAGTGAACACTTCCTAGGGAATAGAGCACTTGAAGTAAAAATAGCCACACCAAAG gAGGAAATGAGAGCACCTTCAAAGAAAGTCACCAGGATATTTGTTGCTAGAATTCCTCCCTCAGTTACAGAAGATGAATTCAGGAG CCATTTTGATAAATTTGGTGAAATTACAGATTTGTACATGCCCAAG GATCCAAGCACCAAAGGGCATCGTGGAATTGGTTTCATTACTTTTGCAACTGCTG ATTCTGTGGATGATCTCATGTCTGAAACCCATGAACTAGGGGGGTCAACTGTGGTTGTTGACCGAGCAACACCCAAAGAAGATGATTTCCGGCCAGTTAGCCGGATGTCTCACGGCGGCAgtagcggtggtggtggtggtggtggtggaggaggaggaggaggaggaggatatgGTGCATATAATGCGTATGTGACAACTAGATATGCTGCATTAGGTGCTCCTACATCATATGATTACCCGGGCCCCATTTATGGAA GAGGCGAGTCAACTCGGGGAATGGGAAAGAAAATCTTTGTTGGTAGGCTTTCTCAGGATGCTAGTGTAGAAGATCTTCGCCAATATTTTGGAAGATTTGGAAGAATTTTGGATGCTTATGTCCCAAAG gaTCCAAAAAGATCTGGTCACAGAGGGTTTGGTTTTGTGACATTTGCTGAAGATGGTGTTGCAGATCGTGTGTCAAGAAGGTCACATGAGATTTGTGGACAACAG gtTGCAATAGATTCAGCTACACCTGTTGATGATGGGGGGTCAagtggaggaggaggaggggcATATTTGGAAAATCCTGAACCGTATGGAGGTAGTTATGGGCCCATGCGAGGCTATGGAAGAATGTATGGAAGCTTGGATTTTGATGAT TGGGGTTATGGTGGGATGGGGAGGATGGGAGGAATGGGGCGGATGGGGGGAGGTATGGGCGGCTTAAGTGGCGGCATGGGCGGCTTAGGTGGAAGTATGGGCGGTGGTGGGAGATCTTCAAGGTCGGATATGAGGTATAGGCCTTATTAG
- the LOC111885716 gene encoding uncharacterized protein LOC111885716 codes for MQVCYSPQLGSTTKNPSSFRHSGAYTSPGTPDYGDNNVGSFQKGWYSERVALPSNSSRRHISAAALMPFNSGRTLPSKWDDAERWITSPVSGFGVCKTTTTTTSTTTAPPPRRPKAKSGPLGLGGTTTTSTTPGGVHNYFSNYSPALLPENGSSKNFLTTGVLVPDHALPFHHGVVQSPNIPGWSELLIGSPYPDSQDENGVSRVVSRRDMATQMSPVSSPETYTPPPVEGVSHHSSRSEVRDVQVDKGVTITKKSKRHKMKVKKNNRVKESNNELSLTWNTTEGAMKLSKLQKEEARITAWENLQNAKAEASIRKLEMKLEKKKSASMDKILNKHRDAQMKAQEMRSRMSESVAPRDSWKFKRFFKNSIGGCFHCHHHDHD; via the exons ATGCAGGTCTGCTATTCACCACAATTAGGATCTACAACGAAGAATCCATCTTCCTTCCGTCATTCCGGTGCTTACACAAGCCCAGGGACTCCAGATTACGGGGATAACAATGTCGGAAGCTTTCAAAAGGGTTGGTATTCAGAGAGAGTAGCGTTACCAAGCAACAGTAGCCGAAGACATATCAGTGCTGCAGCATTGATGCCATTCAATAGTGGAAGAACACTTCCATCGAAATGGGATGATGCTGAAAGATGGATTACAAGTCCAGTATCTGGTTTTGGCGTTTGCAAGACGACGACGACGACTACTTCTACTACTACAGCTCCACCACCTAGACGACCCAAAGCGAAAagtggcccattagggttaggtGGAACAACGACAACATCAACAACACCTGGTGGAGTTCATAATTACTTTTCAAACTATTCACCTGCTTTATTACCTGAAAATGGAAGctccaagaattttctcacaacAGGGGTTTTAGTCCCTGATCATGCATTACCTTTTCATCATGGAGTTGTTCAATCTCCTAACATTCCTGGATGGTCCGAATTGTTAATTGGATCTCCATATCCTGATTCCCAAG ATGAAAATGGTGTTTCGCGAGTTGTGTCACGGAGAGATATGGCGACACAAATGAGCCCTGTGAGCAGCCCGGAAACCTATACACCGCCGCCTGTGGAGGGCGTCAGCCACCATTCTTCAAGATCGGAAGTCAGAGATGTTCAGGTGGATAAAGGAGTCACTAttacaaaaaaatcaaaaagacaCAAGATGAAAGTGAAGAAGAATAATAGGGTAAAAGAGAGTAATAATGAATTATCTTTGACATGGAATACCACAGAAGGAGCAATGAAATTGTCAAA GCTGCAGAAAGAGGAAGCGAGAATTACTGCGTGGGAGAATTTACAGAATGCGAAAGCGGAAGCATCGATTCGAAAACTTGAG ATGAAATTGGAAAAGAAGAAGTCGGCGTCTATGGATAAGATCTTGAACAAGCATAGAGATGCACAAATGAAAGCTCAAGAAATGCGAAGTAGAATGTCGGAAAGTGTTGCTCCAAGAGATTCTTGGAAATTTAAGAGGTTTTTCAAGAATTCAATTGGGGGTTGTTTCCATTGTCATCATCATGATCATGATTGA